Genomic segment of Caproiciproducens sp. NJN-50:
TGCCGAACTGATGAAAAAAGCGGATGTGAAGCACAGGGACAGTCCCTAAAATGGATTTGGCGGAGGTTGAACCGATGAGTTTGTCATTTCATCTGACATCCCTTTATGTTTGCGTAAAAGATATGGAACGGGCGATCCGTTTTTATGAAATCCTGTTGGGGCAAAAGGTGACGAAAAAAGATCCGGTTTACAGTGTGTTTGACATCAACGGCTTCCGGTATGGATTATTTGCCAACGAAAAAAGGAACGAACAGCACAGTTGGGGAAACAGCTGTCTGCCCAGTCTGGAGGTAACCGACATGGATTTGGCTTTGAAAAGGCTGGAAGAGCTGCATTGCCCGATTGTCTTTGCACCGACGGTCATCGGAAAAAATCAAGTTCTGGAATTTCTGGACAGCGAGGGGAATCAGGTTGAGCTCACTTGTCCGTTTAACTAAAAAAGAAATAGAAAAAGCCGGCGTCCCTTGACAGGGATACCGGCTCATGTTATACTTTTATTTAGCACAATAATACATACTAATACAATATATAGTATAGCACAAGAGATACCAAATGTCAAGAACTATTTTAAAGGAAAGGAGAAATTTTTTTGGAGTTTCAGCTTTCCTCTTTTTTGAGGCCTTCGGCGCTGGACGATGCCCGGACGGCGGAAAATCTGCTCACATTAAATGAGGAAACGCAGGAATTCGGGCTTGAATTGTCGCGGGAGGACGCGCTGGCGCTGGCGGAAACGAGGCGAATCGCGCTGCAAGCGAGCGGGCGCGTGGAATTCGGTACCCCCGTGCTGGAAAAGATCATCCGGGCGTTCAGCCGGTCCCGCTATTTATACCAATACGATTATGCCCCGGCGCTGCACGAACTGCTCGAAGCGTTTTTTCTGCTGAAGAATGAGACCGAAGACCGCTTTTCGGACGATAACCTGGTGGATTTTCTGTTCGACTGCTTTGAATCCCGCTACCGTGGCTCGCTGGAGATGTTCCAGGGACCGGAGCTGGAACAGCTGCGCAGGCTCCTGCTGTTCGGCGCGGAAGAGGAGAAAGACGATTGGGACGGGGAGGACAAAGATGAATGAATCCTTTCTGGCCCGCGCGGGATTGAGCGCGGAGGAATCGGAACGATTTCGCGCCGGCCTGCTCTGGGCGCTGGCGGATCAGCTAAGCCGCTATACCGCCGGACAGAGCAGTTCCGTTCCGGAGGAAGCGGCCGAAAATGTCCTTGAATCCATGCTGTACTGCGTTTCCGTCGAGCTTTCCTTCCGGCCCGACCCAGCCGCCGCGCTGCGGGCTGTCCTCCCGGACGAGCTGTTCCGCTGCGGCTGCGAACGGGTCAAAGGCATGGTGTCCGACCTGAAGGTTTTGTACCGGGAAGTGCTGAAAACCAGAATTCCCACGGAACTGATCGTTTACAACGCCACGCTGGACGGGGCAGTCCCCGGATTTTTTAAAAGCTATGACCCGGAGTACGCGGCGCATGAAAACGGCGCGCTGACCGGATTCCCGGACTATCCCCTGCTTTGCGGCGACAAAAGCCGCGGCGGCGTCCTGTACATGAGCCATTACCTGGAAGAATTGCTGCGCGAGAACCGATTCTGCGCGCGGTACAAGAAAAATTACATCCGGGCCGTCCTGACGCTGCACGGGCAAAAACATCGGCTGGATTACCGTGAAATGATCGTCAATATCCCGGAGCTTCTTCTGGAGCGGGAACACGCCCCGAAGCCGTACCGGCTGCCGGAGGAGCAGGAATCCGTTACGGATTGAACAGCAGGCCCGCGAGATGATCGGTCCGTTTCCCGCCGAGACGAAGACCCTTGACGCAGTAATGGCAGTATGCGACAATCCGGTCGGTGGTGATTTTTTGGCAGTGCTCCTGCATCAGCCTATTCTGTTCCTCCTCCGGAAGCGGAATGAATTTTCCCTTTGCGTCCATAACGAATCGTTTCGGCGCCAGTTTCAGATTCCTTGCCGGAGAGGGCGCGTACAGGGAAACGCCGCAGAACTGCGTTTTTTCGTAATTTTCCTCCTGCTCCACAATCTCCACGTTCATTTTCCGAAGCAGAGCGCGGACCGCTTTCTGCTCGGCGAGGTTGTCGCGCGAACGCCAGCAATCCTGCACTGTCATTTTTTCATGCGAGTAATCCGGAAACGGGAATTCCTCGTCCTGTAAAATCAGCTCCCACAGGGAGAGCCGTTTCACCTGCGGCATTGTCTCCTGAAAGATGGCCGCGCAGTTGTGGCAGACATAGACCATTGTGTCGCCCTCGGAAAAATTCTGAAAATCCGGCGTCGCCCTCCAGCGGGGACGCAGCCATTCCGGCATCTGCGCCGTAAATTCCTCCAGCTTGTAGTTGGGGACGCAGCACCGTATGATTTCCATATGAAACCGCCGTTCTAAATACTCCTGGATTTTCTCGCTTAATTCCGGTTTCTCCCTGGTAAACACGCAGCTTGCCACATATTTGCAGTTCCCGATGTCCATCATTCTCATTCCTCCCGAATTTTTCAAAATTCTTTTACTATTTTATGATACATCTTTTTTGATCTATGATATAGTTCAAAATACTGATATTTACGATAAACATTAATTTATTATTGAAAATCATTAATATTCGTGCTATACTAAGACCAAATTGAGTGTGGAAGGTGTTTTCTATGAATCAAAACTTTCTGAAAATTTAAAAAAGCGGAAAGATCGTGTTGGCTGCGGTAAGAATCGTGCAGGCAATCATTGCCCTGTCCGTCGCCCTTTCCCTTCTCACTGCTGTTCTGCCCGGCACGTTCTTTGCTCCTCGGATGGACAGAACAGGCGGCTTCTGGATTATCACTTTCTCAAATGTGTTTACGAACGTTGTTTTCCTTGCCGTTTTGTTTTTAATGGGCCGGTTTTTACAGACCCTGAAAGACAAATCCCCTTTTGTGAGGGAGAACGTCAAAAAGCTGAAGCTCGCGTCCGGTTTGCTGATTGCGGTGGAACCGGTCCAATTCATTTTTCAATCGGTTTCCAACGCCGTTCGTCCGGCGGCCAACGGGCAGAAAGAGGTTTTGATTACGTCCTTCGGCGGAATCATTTTTGTTCTGGGCCTGGTCGTGTTTTGCCTCTCGCTTGTTTTTGAATACGGAATCGAGCTTCAAAAGCAATCCGACGAAACTTTGTGAGGGTGTGAAAATGGCGATTATTCTCAGGTTGGACCGGGTGA
This window contains:
- a CDS encoding DUF6323 family protein → MEFQLSSFLRPSALDDARTAENLLTLNEETQEFGLELSREDALALAETRRIALQASGRVEFGTPVLEKIIRAFSRSRYLYQYDYAPALHELLEAFFLLKNETEDRFSDDNLVDFLFDCFESRYRGSLEMFQGPELEQLRRLLLFGAEEEKDDWDGEDKDE
- a CDS encoding DUF6179 domain-containing protein, with the protein product MNESFLARAGLSAEESERFRAGLLWALADQLSRYTAGQSSSVPEEAAENVLESMLYCVSVELSFRPDPAAALRAVLPDELFRCGCERVKGMVSDLKVLYREVLKTRIPTELIVYNATLDGAVPGFFKSYDPEYAAHENGALTGFPDYPLLCGDKSRGGVLYMSHYLEELLRENRFCARYKKNYIRAVLTLHGQKHRLDYREMIVNIPELLLEREHAPKPYRLPEEQESVTD
- a CDS encoding DUF2975 domain-containing protein codes for the protein MAAVRIVQAIIALSVALSLLTAVLPGTFFAPRMDRTGGFWIITFSNVFTNVVFLAVLFLMGRFLQTLKDKSPFVRENVKKLKLASGLLIAVEPVQFIFQSVSNAVRPAANGQKEVLITSFGGIIFVLGLVVFCLSLVFEYGIELQKQSDETL
- a CDS encoding VOC family protein, encoding MSLSFHLTSLYVCVKDMERAIRFYEILLGQKVTKKDPVYSVFDINGFRYGLFANEKRNEQHSWGNSCLPSLEVTDMDLALKRLEELHCPIVFAPTVIGKNQVLEFLDSEGNQVELTCPFN